The sequence TGCCGGCGGAGAACGCGGCCATAAAACACGGCGTTCACCCCGCGAAGTGGACGCAGGAGAACATCGACTACATGCGCGGGCAGCTGAAACGCCTCGGGTTCTCCTACGACTGGGACCGGGAGTTCGCCACCTGCAACCCGGATTACTACAGGTGGGAGCAGCTCATCTTCACTCGGATGTACGAGAAGGGGTGGGCTTATCGCAAGACGTCCATGGTCAACTGGTGCCCGGCGTGCCAGACCGTGCTCGCCAACGAGCAGGCCGAGGGCGGCGTCTGCTGGCGATGCGACTCGCAGGTGGAGCTGCGCTCCATGACACAGTGGTATTTCAGGATCACCGACTATGCGGAGGAACTGCTGAGGGACGTGGATGAGAAACTCACAGGCTGGCCCGAGCGCGTGAGAGTGATGCAGCGCGAATGGATCGGCCGTAGCTCCGGGGCGAACATAGATTTTCAGATAGAGGGTTCCGACAGGAAGATCAGGATATTCACGACCAGGCCCGACACGCTCTACGGCGCGACCTTCATGAGCATAGCCTGGGAGCATCCGCTGGCTCTGGAACTCGCGGCGATACACGGAAAGAGATCGGAGGTCGAGGGCTTCGTGGCCAAGAGCTCCAAGATCGACCACCAGGCCAGGCTCGCCAACGCCTACGAGAAGGACGGGGAGTTCACCGGCGCGCACTGCATAAATCCCCTCACCGGCCGCCGCATGCCGATATACGTCGCCAACTTCGTTGTCATGGAATACGGCACAGGCGCGGTGATGGCGGTCCCTGCGCACGACCAGCGCGACTTCGAGTTCGCCCGCAAGTACAACCTCCCGATAAAAGTCGTCATCCAGCCCGACGGCGCGTCGCTCGACCCGAGGGCCATGTCCGAGGCATGGGAGGGTCCGGGCAGGCTGGTGGAGTCGGCGCACTTCTCGGACATGCCATCCGCCGAAGGGGCGCGCGCGATCACGGCGTATCTGGCCGAGAAGGGGTTGGGCGGAGCCACGGTCACATACAGGATCAAGGACTGGTGCATATCGCGGCAGCGCTACTGGGGCACGCCCATACCGATAATCAACTGCGACAAGTGCGGCGAGGTGGCCGTGCCTGAGAAGGATCTGCCGGTGCTCTTGCCCGAGAAGGTGGAGCTCACCGGCGAGGGAGGATCGCCCCTGGCGAAACTTGACTCCTTCGTGAATGCGAAGTGCCCGAAATGCGGCGGGCAAGGGAGGCGCGAGACGGACACCATGGACACCTTCGTGGAGTCCTCCTGGTATCTCTTCCGCTACGCGTGTCCCAAGTACGACAAGGGCCCGCTCGACCCGAAGGCGGTGGCGTACTGGCTGCCGGTGGACCAGTACATAGGCGGCATCGAACATGCGGTGGGGCATCTCATGTACTGCCGCTACTTCACGAAGGTGATGCGCGACCTGGGGCTTATAAAACTCGATGAGCCTGTGGCGGGTCTCATGACCCAGGGCATGGTCTACAAGGACGGCGCCAAGATGAGCAAGTCCAAGGGCAACGTGGTCGATCCGGACGACATGATAGAGAAGTACGGAGCCGACACCGTGCGCCTCTTCATGCTCTTCGCTTCGCCGCCCGAGAAGGACCTGGAGTGGAGCGACCAGGGGCTTGAGGGTGCAAGCCGTTTTCTCTGGAGATTCTGGAGGCTTGTGGACGGTTGGATCGCCGCCGACTCCGATGGCAGGGGAGATGCTGAGATGGATCGCTGGCGCAACAGGACCATAAAGAAGGTGACGGAGGACATCGAGCGCTACCACTTCAACACCGCGATCGCTGCGCTCATGGAGTACGTCAATTACCTCTACAGCGTGGAGGTGAAGGGGATGAGCAGAGAGGCGATTGAGTCGCTGGTCCTCCTCATGTCGCCTCTGGTGCCGCACGCGGCGGAGGAGCTGTGGAGTAACCTCGGCCACAAGGACTACATGTTGCGAGAGAAATGGCCCGGTTTCGACGAATCCAAGATCGCAAGCGAATCCGTGACGATCGTAGTCCAGGTCGCGGGCAAGCTGCGCGACAGGATAGAGGTGAGTGCTGCGGCCGGAGAGGAAGAGCTGAGGCTGGCGGCGCTGGCCTCCGAGAAGGTGAAGGCTGCGCTGGCAGGGAGAGCGCCCAAAAAAGTCGTGGTCGTTCCGGGGAGGCTGGTCAACATAGTGGTATGAACAATGCCTAAGATCGATATCACAGCGTTGGATCGGGAACTCAAACAGGGGAAGCGGAGACCCGTCTACTTCATAGTGGGCGAGGAGGGCTATCTCGCCCATGCTGCGCTTGCCTCGATCAAGGAGGCGTTGGGCGCGGGCGATGGCGGCGCGGCCGAGGTGGTGAGCTTCACGGCTCAGGAGGCCAGCCCCGAGGATGTGATAGGCGCGCTCCGCACCGTACCCATGCTGGGCGCGAGGCCTGTGGTCGTGATCCGCGGCGGCGAGGCGCTTGCCAAGGAGCGCAAGGCGGCGATCTCAGACGCCCTTGCCGAATATCTCTCTAAGCCGCTGGACTGCGCCACGTTGATCGTGGTCGCGGAGAAGATGGACGGCCGCACCAGGCTCATGCAGCTTGCGGAGAAGAGCGGGGCGATCGTCGAGTGCCGCAGGCTATACGACGACAAGGTCCCGGCGTGGATCAACATGCAGGTCAAAAGAAACGGCAGGCAGATCTCCATGGAAGCGGCGAAGTTTCTGGCCGAGATGGTCGGCAACGACCTGGGACAGATTTCCGGCGCGATCGACAGGATAGTCCTCTACATCGGGGATCGGAAGGCCGTCGACCTCAAGGATGTGGAAGCGGCCGTGGCGGACACCCACCAGAGGGACGTATTCGACCTGACGGACGCGGTGGGTGAGAGGCGGCTCTCGCGCGCACTCTCCTATCTACACAATCTCATCCAGAACGGCCAGCCGCCGCCGCTGATCCTGCATATGCTGGCAAGGCACTTCCGGATGCTCTCAAAGGCGCGCGAGATCTCGGGACGCACGAGCGACAGGACGGAGATGGCGAAGTACATCGGGGTGAATCCGTTCTACCTCCAGGGCTATCTCGATCAGTCGCAGAACTTCTCGCGGAGCGAGCTCAGGGGGAGCTTCGCCGTGCTCCACAGGTGCGACAGGGAGATAAAGTCGAGCCGCATGCCGAAGGAGAGGGTGATAGAGAGGGCGATCGTGGCGCTGGTCGAAAAAAAAGACGCTGCCCGCTGAGGCAGCGCCCTTCTTTTATTCCGGTTTAAATATCGACAGACCGTCAATTGCGCGCGGCGTTCGCCATGCGCGCAAGTCTCGAGGCGAGGCGGGAGGCCTTGCGTTTGTGGATCACTCCCTTTTGGGCCGCCTTCATCACGAGGGGGATGGCCTTCTTCACTAGCAGGTCGTCCTTCGTCGCCCTGGCCTCCTTGACCGCCGTGCGCATCCTCGAACCGCAGGCCTTGTTGACCAGGCGACGCTTTTCGCTCTGC comes from bacterium and encodes:
- the leuS gene encoding leucine--tRNA ligase → MPEKNYNPHEIEAKWQKRWSEDGVFKVEPEEGSKKHYLLEMLPYPSGRIHMGHVRNYTIGDVAARYRAMLGYKVLHPMGWDAFGMPAENAAIKHGVHPAKWTQENIDYMRGQLKRLGFSYDWDREFATCNPDYYRWEQLIFTRMYEKGWAYRKTSMVNWCPACQTVLANEQAEGGVCWRCDSQVELRSMTQWYFRITDYAEELLRDVDEKLTGWPERVRVMQREWIGRSSGANIDFQIEGSDRKIRIFTTRPDTLYGATFMSIAWEHPLALELAAIHGKRSEVEGFVAKSSKIDHQARLANAYEKDGEFTGAHCINPLTGRRMPIYVANFVVMEYGTGAVMAVPAHDQRDFEFARKYNLPIKVVIQPDGASLDPRAMSEAWEGPGRLVESAHFSDMPSAEGARAITAYLAEKGLGGATVTYRIKDWCISRQRYWGTPIPIINCDKCGEVAVPEKDLPVLLPEKVELTGEGGSPLAKLDSFVNAKCPKCGGQGRRETDTMDTFVESSWYLFRYACPKYDKGPLDPKAVAYWLPVDQYIGGIEHAVGHLMYCRYFTKVMRDLGLIKLDEPVAGLMTQGMVYKDGAKMSKSKGNVVDPDDMIEKYGADTVRLFMLFASPPEKDLEWSDQGLEGASRFLWRFWRLVDGWIAADSDGRGDAEMDRWRNRTIKKVTEDIERYHFNTAIAALMEYVNYLYSVEVKGMSREAIESLVLLMSPLVPHAAEELWSNLGHKDYMLREKWPGFDESKIASESVTIVVQVAGKLRDRIEVSAAAGEEELRLAALASEKVKAALAGRAPKKVVVVPGRLVNIVV
- the holA gene encoding DNA polymerase III subunit delta; this encodes MPKIDITALDRELKQGKRRPVYFIVGEEGYLAHAALASIKEALGAGDGGAAEVVSFTAQEASPEDVIGALRTVPMLGARPVVVIRGGEALAKERKAAISDALAEYLSKPLDCATLIVVAEKMDGRTRLMQLAEKSGAIVECRRLYDDKVPAWINMQVKRNGRQISMEAAKFLAEMVGNDLGQISGAIDRIVLYIGDRKAVDLKDVEAAVADTHQRDVFDLTDAVGERRLSRALSYLHNLIQNGQPPPLILHMLARHFRMLSKAREISGRTSDRTEMAKYIGVNPFYLQGYLDQSQNFSRSELRGSFAVLHRCDREIKSSRMPKERVIERAIVALVEKKDAAR
- the rpsT gene encoding 30S ribosomal protein S20, with product MAIDKTKKKMGVGRHASAIKRARQSEKRRLVNKACGSRMRTAVKEARATKDDLLVKKAIPLVMKAAQKGVIHKRKASRLASRLARMANAARN